One genomic window of Vibrio natriegens NBRC 15636 = ATCC 14048 = DSM 759 includes the following:
- a CDS encoding biotin/lipoate A/B protein ligase family protein codes for MAAKNKLIRYVATEVSDVFDKEDELIAQVQSNQLSQVLLLWQVKSPTLVLPAGRKWPVSEELKNALDNTGWKLFSRKTGGAPVPQVPGIINLSHIYHWPEDQPYDIKKAYLDLCSILTVFFEQLGVKVDVHATPYSYCDGEYNLNIGGQKVVGTAQRVLLKKGGGKVVLSQACILIDANVDKIVEPVRLCNQLCGHNDNIRGDVHTPLFDHITDRPAVDALFQRLTSAFLAQANRT; via the coding sequence TTGGCTGCAAAGAATAAACTGATCCGTTATGTCGCAACGGAAGTCTCTGATGTTTTTGATAAAGAAGATGAGCTAATCGCCCAGGTTCAATCTAATCAGCTTTCGCAAGTATTGCTTCTTTGGCAAGTCAAAAGCCCGACCTTAGTATTACCAGCAGGTAGGAAATGGCCAGTATCGGAAGAATTAAAAAACGCTCTGGACAACACCGGCTGGAAGTTATTTTCTCGTAAAACTGGTGGTGCTCCAGTTCCTCAAGTTCCGGGAATCATCAACCTATCTCACATCTATCACTGGCCAGAAGATCAACCCTACGACATAAAAAAAGCCTACCTCGATTTGTGCTCAATTTTAACGGTCTTTTTTGAACAACTTGGCGTGAAGGTAGACGTGCACGCGACGCCATACTCGTACTGTGATGGTGAGTACAATTTGAATATTGGAGGGCAAAAAGTCGTCGGAACCGCACAACGTGTATTACTTAAAAAAGGCGGAGGAAAAGTCGTCTTGTCCCAGGCTTGCATCCTGATCGATGCCAATGTCGACAAAATTGTTGAGCCAGTGCGACTGTGTAACCAACTCTGCGGTCACAACGATAATATTCGTGGTGATGTACACACACCATTATTCGATCACATCACAGATAGGCCAGCTGTTGACGCGTTATTTCAGCGACTAACCAGTGCTTTTTTAGCACAAGCCAACCGCACGTAA
- a CDS encoding VOC family protein encodes MKSYVEHANISVVDAQKTIQFLIAAVPEWTVRGGGKIDNWFGRTIEWFHVGDDHSYIAISSGGKGEANHWTSQFTGVKHVGIVVPNVEALIERLRLAGYELDHRGDEHPFRKNVYYMEDHGMQFEFIEYFSDVYSERNDYSH; translated from the coding sequence ATGAAAAGTTACGTTGAACACGCCAATATCTCAGTAGTCGATGCGCAGAAGACCATTCAATTTTTAATTGCGGCAGTTCCTGAGTGGACAGTACGTGGCGGCGGAAAAATTGATAACTGGTTTGGTCGAACGATTGAATGGTTTCACGTTGGCGACGACCATTCTTACATTGCGATCTCTTCAGGAGGGAAAGGAGAAGCGAACCATTGGACATCGCAATTTACTGGCGTCAAACATGTTGGGATTGTAGTCCCTAATGTAGAGGCGCTCATCGAACGCTTGAGGCTCGCCGGGTACGAACTGGATCATAGAGGTGATGAGCACCCGTTCAGAAAGAACGTCTACTATATGGAAGATCACGGCATGCAGTTTGAATTTATTGAATATTTTTCTGATGTATATAGTGAGAGAAATGATTACTCTCACTAA
- a CDS encoding DEAD/DEAH box helicase, translated as MGFTSLGLSAPILKAIQEKGYDTPSPIQAQAIPAILEGKDVMAAAQTGTGKTAGFTLPILERLSNGPRVRSNHIRALILTPTRELAAQVQENVFMYSRHLPLTSAVVFGGVKINPQMLRLRKGADVLVATPGRLMDLYSQNAIKFDQLEVLVLDEADRMLDMGFIRDIRKILDLLPKQRQNLLFSATFSNEIRDLAKGLVNNPVEISVNPANSTARTVEQSIYPSDVKKKAPMLVKLINDGDWRQVLVFMRTKHGANRLAKFLVEQNLPAAAIHGNKSQGARTKALADFKSGEIRVLVATDIAARGIDIPQLPQVVNFELPKVAEDYVHRIGRTGRAGEVGKAISLVCAIEAPELFAIERLIQEVLPRKELDGFAPTNVVPESKLDTRPIKPKKPKKPKKPKAPQAEGSNAQPADKKASNVAGKPKRRFNGNGKGNNSGNKNGANQAGAGKPKGNREGQGRSNTQSNGNKPNGNKSGNGGKPAGSRKPQGAKPAGNKPSGQRRKARPQPAN; from the coding sequence ATGGGTTTTACCTCGTTAGGTCTATCTGCTCCAATCCTTAAAGCTATTCAGGAAAAAGGCTACGATACCCCTTCTCCAATTCAGGCTCAGGCAATTCCGGCAATATTGGAAGGGAAAGACGTCATGGCAGCAGCACAGACTGGTACAGGTAAAACAGCAGGCTTTACGCTGCCAATCCTGGAGCGTTTGTCCAATGGACCTCGCGTTCGTAGTAACCATATTCGCGCTTTAATCCTGACCCCTACCCGTGAGCTTGCGGCTCAGGTACAGGAAAACGTCTTCATGTACAGCCGTCACTTGCCGCTTACGAGCGCCGTGGTATTTGGTGGTGTAAAAATCAATCCGCAAATGCTGCGCCTGCGTAAAGGTGCGGATGTACTGGTCGCGACTCCAGGTCGTCTAATGGACCTTTACAGCCAGAACGCAATTAAGTTCGACCAACTGGAAGTACTGGTGCTGGACGAAGCGGACCGTATGTTAGATATGGGCTTCATTCGCGATATTCGTAAGATTCTCGATTTACTACCTAAGCAGCGTCAGAACCTACTGTTCTCTGCGACGTTCTCAAATGAGATACGCGACCTTGCGAAAGGTTTGGTGAACAACCCTGTCGAGATCTCAGTTAACCCAGCAAACTCTACAGCACGAACCGTTGAACAAAGTATTTACCCATCAGACGTGAAGAAAAAAGCGCCGATGCTGGTGAAGCTGATTAATGATGGTGACTGGCGACAAGTACTGGTATTCATGCGTACAAAACATGGCGCAAACCGCTTGGCTAAGTTCCTGGTAGAGCAAAATCTACCAGCGGCAGCGATTCACGGTAATAAAAGCCAAGGTGCACGTACCAAAGCACTGGCTGATTTTAAATCGGGTGAAATTCGTGTGCTGGTTGCGACTGACATCGCCGCTCGCGGTATTGATATTCCTCAGTTGCCACAAGTTGTGAACTTTGAATTGCCAAAAGTGGCAGAAGATTACGTTCACCGCATTGGTCGTACTGGTCGTGCGGGCGAAGTGGGCAAAGCGATCTCTCTGGTTTGTGCGATTGAAGCGCCAGAATTATTTGCGATCGAGCGTTTGATCCAAGAAGTTTTACCACGTAAAGAGCTTGATGGTTTCGCACCAACGAATGTCGTGCCAGAGTCAAAACTGGATACGCGTCCGATTAAGCCGAAAAAACCAAAGAAACCTAAAAAGCCAAAAGCACCTCAAGCGGAAGGCAGCAACGCGCAACCTGCCGATAAAAAAGCCTCTAACGTTGCTGGTAAACCTAAGCGCCGTTTCAATGGTAACGGCAAGGGTAATAACAGCGGCAACAAAAATGGCGCTAACCAAGCCGGAGCGGGTAAACCAAAAGGTAACCGTGAAGGCCAAGGGCGTTCAAACACCCAATCAAATGGCAACAAGCCAAATGGAAATAAAAGTGGTAATGGCGGGAAGCCAGCAGGTAGTCGCAAGCCACAAGGCGCTAAACCAGCCGGCAATAAACCATCGGGTCAGCGTCGCAAGGCTCGTCCACAACCAGCAAACTAA
- a CDS encoding amylo-alpha-1,6-glucosidase — MKPSFIALAVASCIGLAGCGSDSSEVIEPVDKPIISADLYLRGLNGDWGTADHAKLNYLGNNEYETVLRVARGSNQFKIADPGWQIQYTYFEEPAAFDEAQDYLPKPDSNEACMNDDCNSEITFADKGYYKFSVSFADESRATMTVTKATQEEAEKYYSDAILDPAMVHEGHQSKEVKLFANYDDSSDTVTFSVKDPAAEMREFGISTTTELRDALDQGVVVNEQAGPRVLSGDVAFDALFALTMKELDQLAVSQIQDGNYNYNNPIEAEVFETGAKWHYVWTRDLAYAADLSLALMNPTRVQNGLNFKLSAFRETTEQQYDGEQIVQDTGTGGSWPISTDRTTWALGAERLLSALDGEEYSQFAERAYKAISNTLEADRLAAFDAKSGLYTGEQSFLDWREQTYSKWTPDDVNAIGSSKALSTNVVHYRALKLAAQLAEQYDSTNAVKYSEWAEQLKSDINAQFWNAERGMYVSYLFDNGKDIAIDKYDMLGEALAIISGIATDTQAKQIMSNYPHSEFGVPVYFPQQPDVPVYHNRAIWPFVTAYSLRAAHQTQNVAAANNAIHSLVRGTATNLSNMENLEWLSGKSFIIHSDHGEDPSLDGPVINSQRQLWSVGGYLNMVVETIFGIHTETGQLEIKPFITSWVRNHLLAQSDEITLENFAFKGKTYSVTIELPEVSEDEAGYYPVENVTLDEDGSYRVTLGGLVNVESEVKLVSGVAPYASEDSRVYSPQEPTLVATSADNSVNIAVESKYNVNLYRNGDLIQSNVAAQTYTDVPEGFACYIAESINDQGFRSNPSQPVCIGEEIRIKLEGDYQPLKEDVSVVTVNKDSGAVNGLESFSVPSSGTYQFDAWYNNNLGQLNTGITNAVKLLEVTNESGTVVGQGYLQMGHIGENQGMRYSTQVEIALEQGMTYQIALKDHFNMSYLKSNETYIYAGGIEGELNEAQIADIRITPLK; from the coding sequence ATGAAACCGAGCTTTATTGCGCTTGCTGTCGCGTCTTGTATTGGTCTGGCTGGATGTGGCTCTGATTCGTCAGAGGTGATTGAACCTGTCGACAAACCTATTATTTCAGCAGATTTATATTTGCGAGGATTAAACGGGGATTGGGGCACGGCTGACCATGCCAAGCTAAACTATCTGGGTAACAATGAGTACGAAACCGTACTGCGCGTCGCTCGAGGTAGTAATCAGTTTAAGATTGCTGATCCGGGGTGGCAGATCCAATACACCTATTTTGAGGAGCCTGCGGCGTTTGATGAAGCTCAGGATTACTTGCCAAAACCCGATAGCAATGAAGCGTGTATGAACGATGATTGTAACTCGGAGATCACGTTTGCAGATAAAGGCTACTACAAGTTTTCTGTAAGCTTTGCTGATGAAAGTCGCGCGACCATGACAGTGACAAAAGCAACCCAAGAAGAAGCAGAAAAATACTACTCTGATGCGATCTTAGATCCCGCAATGGTTCACGAGGGGCATCAGAGTAAAGAGGTGAAACTGTTCGCCAACTATGATGACTCTAGCGACACCGTTACTTTCTCTGTGAAAGACCCTGCTGCAGAGATGCGTGAGTTTGGTATTTCAACCACCACCGAGCTAAGAGATGCTCTGGATCAGGGCGTGGTTGTTAATGAGCAAGCGGGCCCAAGAGTTTTGTCGGGTGATGTGGCGTTCGATGCGCTGTTTGCATTGACGATGAAAGAGCTGGATCAACTTGCGGTCTCACAAATCCAAGACGGCAATTACAACTACAACAACCCAATTGAAGCCGAAGTTTTTGAGACGGGCGCGAAATGGCACTATGTCTGGACGCGAGATCTCGCCTATGCTGCGGATCTTTCTCTTGCTCTTATGAACCCAACTCGCGTTCAAAATGGTCTGAACTTTAAACTGTCTGCTTTCCGCGAAACGACAGAACAACAGTACGATGGTGAGCAAATTGTACAGGATACTGGTACAGGCGGAAGTTGGCCCATCAGTACCGACAGAACCACTTGGGCTCTCGGTGCTGAACGATTACTTTCGGCGCTGGATGGAGAAGAATACAGCCAGTTTGCTGAACGCGCTTATAAAGCGATCAGCAACACGTTAGAGGCCGATCGACTTGCTGCTTTTGATGCTAAATCAGGACTTTATACCGGTGAACAGTCCTTCCTTGACTGGCGTGAACAAACTTATTCCAAATGGACGCCTGATGACGTGAATGCCATCGGCAGTAGCAAAGCGCTGTCGACTAACGTGGTCCACTACCGCGCGTTAAAACTTGCCGCGCAATTGGCCGAGCAATACGACTCGACTAATGCGGTGAAATACAGTGAATGGGCAGAGCAATTGAAGTCTGACATTAATGCTCAATTCTGGAATGCAGAGCGCGGCATGTATGTGAGTTACCTGTTTGACAACGGCAAAGACATCGCTATCGATAAATACGACATGCTGGGTGAGGCGCTTGCGATCATCAGTGGCATCGCGACAGACACACAAGCTAAGCAAATCATGTCGAATTACCCACACAGTGAGTTTGGTGTACCTGTTTATTTCCCGCAACAACCAGATGTTCCCGTTTATCATAACCGAGCAATCTGGCCATTTGTGACAGCCTATAGCTTGCGCGCGGCTCATCAAACTCAAAATGTTGCAGCGGCGAACAATGCGATTCATTCTCTGGTCCGTGGAACAGCAACCAACTTGTCGAACATGGAAAACCTAGAGTGGTTATCGGGCAAATCTTTCATTATTCACAGTGATCATGGTGAAGACCCAAGTCTTGATGGTCCAGTCATTAACTCTCAGCGTCAGCTGTGGTCTGTGGGTGGTTACCTGAATATGGTGGTGGAAACTATTTTTGGCATCCATACCGAAACGGGTCAGCTTGAGATAAAACCGTTTATTACCAGTTGGGTGCGCAATCACTTACTCGCTCAGTCTGATGAAATCACGCTGGAAAACTTTGCATTCAAAGGGAAAACTTACTCGGTGACGATTGAGTTGCCTGAAGTCAGCGAAGATGAAGCCGGCTACTATCCGGTAGAAAATGTCACTCTGGATGAAGATGGAAGCTACCGCGTGACATTAGGTGGATTGGTCAATGTTGAGAGTGAAGTAAAACTGGTCTCGGGCGTTGCACCATACGCCAGCGAAGATAGCCGTGTTTACTCGCCGCAAGAACCTACCTTGGTCGCGACATCTGCAGACAATTCAGTCAACATTGCTGTAGAGAGCAAATACAACGTGAACTTGTACCGCAATGGCGATTTAATTCAGTCTAACGTGGCTGCACAGACATACACAGATGTGCCAGAAGGTTTTGCTTGCTACATAGCGGAAAGCATCAATGATCAGGGGTTCCGTTCGAATCCAAGTCAGCCTGTTTGTATTGGTGAGGAGATTCGTATCAAACTGGAAGGGGATTATCAGCCTCTGAAAGAGGATGTCTCCGTTGTCACTGTAAACAAAGATAGTGGCGCAGTGAATGGGCTGGAGTCGTTCTCAGTACCATCAAGTGGTACTTACCAGTTTGATGCTTGGTACAACAATAATTTGGGCCAGCTTAATACGGGGATCACTAACGCCGTTAAGCTACTAGAAGTGACCAATGAGTCAGGCACCGTCGTTGGCCAAGGTTACTTGCAGATGGGGCATATTGGTGAAAACCAGGGCATGCGTTACTCAACTCAGGTTGAAATCGCGCTTGAACAAGGTATGACTTATCAGATTGCGCTGAAGGATCATTTCAATATGAGCTATCTCAAGTCGAATGAAACCTACATCTACGCGGGTGGCATTGAAGGTGAGCTGAATGAAGCCCAAATTGCGGATATTCGTATTACTCCTTTGAAATAA
- a CDS encoding LysR family transcriptional regulator — protein sequence MDKSLQQFLLVARCQSISAAAKLAGLSQPTVTSNLKKLEENLGVTLFERRPNGMVLTEYGRILYRHSNAMQHEYNQMMQSIEERRQYQVGKIKMGTGDAWWPLFVKQALNDHLSKLPSASTHVEFGNHLGLMDSLINEQIEFFIGHEIVGLSSKCDVTFIPLFQTVDAYFVSPDHPLLGKVVTDEMLHEYPALSVTYDAKKFNHVIDNPIPKQNERERQQLDDRPTYEVDSLLASIDMLKESVAVMSYTRHLQPYLESFGLQCLRMENEPKPGTVGIYRHRRETSEPHLDLISGITQRAKLLR from the coding sequence ATGGATAAATCTCTGCAGCAATTTTTACTGGTTGCTCGCTGTCAAAGCATCAGTGCCGCAGCAAAATTGGCGGGGCTTAGTCAACCGACCGTGACCAGTAATTTGAAGAAACTTGAAGAGAATCTTGGCGTAACACTGTTCGAACGTCGTCCCAATGGCATGGTTTTAACTGAATATGGCCGAATCCTTTATCGACACAGCAATGCGATGCAACACGAATACAACCAAATGATGCAGAGCATTGAAGAAAGAAGGCAATATCAAGTCGGCAAGATAAAGATGGGAACGGGCGATGCGTGGTGGCCGTTGTTTGTAAAACAAGCGCTTAATGATCACCTTTCTAAATTGCCATCCGCATCTACACATGTTGAGTTTGGTAATCACCTCGGGCTAATGGATTCTTTGATCAACGAACAAATCGAGTTTTTTATCGGTCATGAAATCGTCGGGTTGTCTTCTAAGTGTGATGTCACTTTTATTCCTTTATTTCAAACCGTGGATGCGTATTTCGTTTCTCCCGATCATCCTCTGTTAGGAAAAGTCGTCACAGACGAAATGCTGCATGAGTACCCTGCTCTCTCTGTCACTTATGATGCGAAAAAATTTAATCACGTTATCGATAATCCCATTCCAAAGCAGAATGAGCGCGAAAGACAACAATTGGACGACAGGCCAACCTACGAAGTGGATTCGTTACTTGCCAGTATTGATATGTTGAAAGAGAGTGTCGCGGTCATGTCATATACCCGTCATTTGCAACCCTATCTCGAATCCTTTGGATTGCAATGTCTAAGAATGGAAAACGAACCAAAACCGGGAACGGTAGGAATTTATCGTCATCGGCGCGAAACATCCGAGCCACACCTTGATTTAATCTCAGGTATTACTCAGCGAGCTAAATTACTTAGATAA
- a CDS encoding zinc-binding dehydrogenase, translating into MTTMNSIVMQDGGVHLQQVDVPKPAPGQVLVRSLACGICGSDLHIARHTDEVFDVYRELGVMSESMDDHTQVMLGHEFCAEIVEYGDDTQQALPVGSRVTSVPILMSQNGAGVGVTPGIHGAYSEYFLLDEALLLPVPENVPSEAAALTEPLAVGLHAVNRSDIQNDEVALVVGCGPIGLAAITALKLRGVTNILAVDIQDEKLELAKEFGATRTVNPTKEDEVVVGAEVAAGSRLVIFECVGKHTLIDDFIRRAPAGARIVVTGIHTTPTSVNYAYATVKELDLRFSYYYQPHEFEQCLQAIAEGKVPWQKMLTAKVGMDGVEGAFKQLMTPNDHIKVVIEPWRNGELQVV; encoded by the coding sequence ATGACAACAATGAACAGTATCGTAATGCAGGATGGCGGCGTTCACCTGCAGCAGGTGGATGTGCCTAAACCAGCACCGGGCCAAGTACTTGTTCGTAGCTTAGCGTGTGGTATTTGTGGTTCAGATTTACACATCGCACGTCATACGGACGAAGTATTTGATGTTTACCGCGAGCTTGGTGTGATGTCAGAAAGCATGGATGACCATACACAAGTCATGCTAGGGCACGAGTTTTGTGCGGAAATCGTCGAATACGGTGATGATACACAGCAAGCTTTGCCAGTTGGTAGCCGCGTGACTTCTGTGCCGATCCTCATGAGCCAAAATGGCGCTGGTGTTGGTGTGACTCCGGGTATTCATGGTGCTTACTCTGAATATTTCTTGCTTGATGAAGCACTGCTTCTGCCTGTTCCTGAGAATGTACCTTCAGAAGCTGCCGCGCTAACAGAACCTCTGGCGGTTGGTTTGCATGCGGTGAACCGCAGTGACATTCAGAACGATGAAGTGGCATTGGTTGTGGGTTGTGGTCCTATTGGTCTTGCGGCTATCACGGCGCTTAAACTGCGTGGTGTTACCAATATTCTGGCGGTCGATATTCAAGATGAGAAGCTGGAACTTGCGAAAGAGTTTGGTGCAACGCGTACGGTAAATCCGACCAAAGAAGACGAAGTTGTCGTCGGTGCCGAAGTTGCAGCAGGTTCGCGTCTGGTTATCTTTGAGTGTGTGGGCAAACACACCTTGATTGATGACTTTATCCGCCGTGCTCCAGCAGGCGCTCGCATTGTAGTGACTGGTATTCATACCACACCTACGAGCGTCAACTATGCTTACGCTACAGTAAAAGAGCTTGATCTACGATTCTCTTACTATTATCAGCCACATGAGTTTGAGCAATGTCTTCAAGCCATTGCGGAAGGCAAAGTGCCATGGCAGAAAATGCTGACGGCGAAAGTGGGTATGGATGGCGTTGAAGGTGCATTTAAGCAACTTATGACACCAAACGACCACATCAAAGTTGTCATTGAACCTTGGCGAAATGGCGAGTTACAAGTCGTTTAA
- a CDS encoding 2,4'-dihydroxyacetophenone dioxygenase family protein, translating to MSLPEVIQHQDFLLTLNTNEESIIKDALPGVDVYPLFLDPENGTWVIRAKFKPGITLPKHFHTGVVHFYTLSGMWHYTEYPDQKQTAGSYLYEPGGSIHTFHCPEESGGADGFMVIQGANINFDQDGNFMNIMDAGWIEQVVIATAKAQGITPRYIKPGAIAALSDELGE from the coding sequence ATGTCATTACCAGAAGTTATTCAGCATCAGGATTTTCTGTTAACTCTAAACACAAATGAAGAGTCAATCATCAAAGATGCACTACCGGGTGTCGATGTTTACCCGCTGTTTCTTGACCCAGAAAACGGCACTTGGGTAATTCGAGCGAAGTTTAAGCCAGGAATTACACTACCTAAGCACTTCCACACAGGCGTGGTGCATTTCTACACGCTAAGCGGTATGTGGCACTACACCGAATACCCAGATCAAAAACAAACGGCTGGCAGCTACCTGTACGAGCCAGGCGGTTCTATCCATACATTCCACTGTCCAGAAGAGTCAGGCGGTGCAGATGGCTTTATGGTCATCCAAGGTGCGAACATTAACTTTGACCAAGACGGCAACTTCATGAACATCATGGACGCGGGTTGGATCGAGCAAGTGGTTATCGCAACGGCTAAAGCTCAGGGCATCACACCGCGTTACATCAAGCCAGGTGCAATTGCAGCTTTAAGCGACGAGCTTGGAGAGTAA
- a CDS encoding SDR family NAD(P)-dependent oxidoreductase, whose product MELMNKTAIVTGAAGGIGQAIVGKLREQGANVLAVDISDQSLDVYKDADPKSLKTFSADVTDFQQVEAMVNYAVAEFGKLDIMINNAGIGLAKPLLEHDPVADFEPVSKVNQNGVYYGILAAGRQFQAQGTPGVILNTSSVYAQMAAEMTFTYNVSKAAVDMMTKCAALELAPLGVRVCAIAPGRVDTPMLRQYEAIGLWDHIRKEQMRDTFTQTEEIANVVAFLVSEKANCINGCTVSASDGFENFKYPLLG is encoded by the coding sequence ATGGAATTGATGAACAAAACTGCGATCGTCACTGGTGCCGCTGGTGGAATTGGTCAGGCCATCGTAGGCAAGCTACGTGAGCAGGGAGCGAACGTGCTGGCTGTCGATATTTCAGATCAGTCGCTTGACGTTTATAAAGACGCTGACCCGAAATCATTAAAAACCTTTTCGGCGGATGTGACGGATTTTCAGCAAGTGGAAGCCATGGTCAACTACGCTGTCGCGGAGTTTGGCAAGCTGGATATCATGATTAATAACGCTGGCATTGGTTTAGCCAAACCGCTGCTAGAGCATGATCCGGTCGCTGATTTTGAACCCGTTTCTAAGGTCAACCAAAACGGGGTTTACTACGGCATTTTGGCGGCAGGACGTCAGTTCCAGGCACAAGGCACACCTGGAGTCATCCTTAATACCTCTTCTGTTTATGCGCAAATGGCGGCGGAAATGACGTTCACTTACAACGTGAGCAAAGCCGCGGTCGACATGATGACAAAATGCGCAGCTTTGGAGCTGGCACCGTTGGGTGTTCGTGTTTGCGCCATCGCACCGGGTCGCGTGGATACACCAATGTTGCGCCAATATGAAGCGATTGGCCTTTGGGACCACATCCGCAAAGAGCAGATGCGCGATACCTTTACTCAGACAGAAGAAATCGCAAACGTGGTTGCATTTTTGGTCAGCGAAAAAGCGAACTGCATTAACGGTTGCACAGTCAGTGCATCAGACGGTTTCGAGAATTTTAAATACCCACTACTGGGCTAA
- a CDS encoding AraC family transcriptional regulator encodes MYIVRSGAADKFDSLVSEHGQNPIEIMKQAGLSAAQFRDPDTYIANSRLAELLEVAALRCQEPMFGVLLAQRQSFNALGDLPMLVARAETVREALLRANDYLYLQSSGVKFSMTPQDDWMKLALTIDTYSEQVTTQLMQMSVMQMARFMANLLNIDMNSFTLYLTQFGSLENRNDNSAPLPKIRFGEKFNGIMLKASLLDTRNHQDEDALDRHFQEHLKYLQNRYPDNLSDQARDMIGRLLPTGECSVEQVARALDMHPRMLQIRLKERGKNYSRLLRQVRQSLAERRLNENIQSITDIALQLGYAETAVFSRHFRQWTGKSPSQWRKDHKLEKVKER; translated from the coding sequence ATGTATATCGTTAGAAGCGGTGCAGCAGACAAATTTGATAGTTTAGTTTCTGAACACGGACAGAATCCGATAGAAATAATGAAACAGGCAGGGCTTTCTGCTGCCCAGTTCCGCGATCCCGATACTTACATCGCCAATTCGAGGCTGGCCGAACTGCTGGAAGTCGCAGCGCTACGTTGTCAGGAACCGATGTTTGGTGTCTTATTGGCTCAACGGCAAAGCTTTAATGCCTTAGGTGACTTACCTATGCTGGTCGCTCGCGCTGAAACGGTCAGAGAGGCATTATTACGTGCTAATGATTACCTCTATTTGCAATCTTCCGGTGTTAAATTCTCGATGACACCACAAGATGATTGGATGAAACTTGCTTTAACTATCGATACCTACAGTGAACAGGTGACAACGCAACTGATGCAAATGAGTGTCATGCAGATGGCTAGGTTTATGGCGAACTTACTCAATATTGATATGAATAGTTTCACCCTGTACCTGACTCAATTTGGCAGCTTGGAAAACCGAAACGACAACTCAGCCCCGCTTCCCAAGATTCGATTTGGTGAGAAATTTAACGGCATTATGCTCAAGGCGAGCCTGCTTGATACTCGAAACCATCAAGATGAAGACGCGTTAGATCGACACTTTCAGGAGCATCTTAAATACCTGCAAAATCGCTATCCGGATAATCTAAGCGATCAAGCCAGAGATATGATTGGGCGATTATTGCCGACAGGAGAGTGTAGCGTTGAACAGGTTGCCAGAGCATTAGACATGCACCCGAGAATGCTACAAATCCGATTAAAAGAGCGGGGGAAAAATTATAGCCGGCTCTTGAGACAAGTGAGGCAGAGTCTGGCCGAACGTCGCCTTAATGAAAATATTCAAAGTATTACCGATATCGCCCTACAACTTGGCTATGCCGAAACGGCGGTATTCAGTCGTCACTTTCGTCAATGGACGGGTAAGTCACCGAGTCAGTGGCGAAAAGATCATAAATTAGAAAAAGTAAAAGAGCGCTAA